One genomic window of Solanum stenotomum isolate F172 unplaced genomic scaffold, ASM1918654v1 scaffold22255, whole genome shotgun sequence includes the following:
- the LOC125851111 gene encoding ABC transporter G family member 25-like, with translation MWWHSDYRDIQDRLGLLFFISIFWGVFPSFNAVFAFPQERAIFMKERASGMYTLSSYFMARIVGDLPMDLILPTLFLTITYWMAGLKPQLLAFLLTLLVLLSYVIVSQGLGLALGAIIMDAKQASTVITVTMLAFVLTGGFYVHKVPACLAWIKYISTTFYSYRLLIDVQFGEGKEISDLLGCSHIQGSDRANCKFIEQDIMGQIHPSMSLGILLIMFVGYRLIAYLALRRIRA, from the coding sequence TTTTGGGGTGTTTTCCCATCGTTTAATGCTGTTTTCGCGTTCCCTCAAGAACGTGCTATATTCATGAAGGAAAGGGCTTCGGGTATGTACACACTCTCCTCTTATTTCATGGCGCGAATTGTTGGAGATCTACCTATGGACCTTAtcttgcctacattgtttctTACCATAACGTATTGGATGGCCGGGCTAAAGCCACAACTCTTGGCATTCCTTTTGACACTACTAGTCCTGTTGAGCTACGTGATAGTGTCACAAGGCCTCGGCCTAGCTCTTGGCGCTATAATCATGGATGCTAAACAAGCTTCAACCGTGATCACTGTCACGATGCTAGCATTTGTTCTAACAGGAGGGTTCTACGTACACAAAGTGCCAGCTTGTCTAGCTTGGATCAAGTACATTTCAACCACATTTTACAGTTATCGACTACTTATCGATGTCCAATTTGGCGAAGGCAAGGAAATTTCAGACTTGCTAGGCTGCTCACATATTCAAGGAAGTGACAGAGCTAACTGCAAATTTATTGAACAAGATATCATGGGCCAAATTCATCCATCCATGAGCCTTGGAATCCTTCTGATAATGTTTGTTGGATATCGATTAATCGCTTACCTTGCATTGAGGCGAATTCGAGCATAA